One segment of Chryseobacterium viscerum DNA contains the following:
- a CDS encoding bestrophin family protein yields MIVRQRTNWLKMLFIWRGSVLKKIVVQLSIITLFSLAIYIFKGRIFDYKVHLNPTIFTLIGLALAIFMGFCNSASYDRFWEGRKLWGLLVIETRSLTRQILSLVNDSSPGAQEEKQKIIKLISAFSWSLNFQLRDKSGTEHLERLLSPEQLGQVKNKKFIPSIILGFIADWLNEQNKKGNIDTIVMTSMDHQLNQFSNISGGCERIYNTPLPFAYSVLLHRTVYLYCFWLPFGLVDSLGWMMPLIVLLISYTFIALDAIIQEIGEPFGEEENDLALNSICRTIEFSIFEQAGIPQGELKKPDTYFVD; encoded by the coding sequence ATGATAGTCAGACAGCGAACGAATTGGCTGAAAATGTTATTTATATGGAGAGGTTCTGTATTAAAGAAAATTGTTGTTCAGCTTAGTATCATTACGCTGTTTTCCCTGGCTATCTATATTTTCAAAGGGAGAATCTTTGATTATAAAGTGCATCTGAATCCTACGATTTTTACATTGATAGGATTGGCTCTTGCTATATTTATGGGGTTCTGTAATTCTGCGAGCTACGACCGTTTCTGGGAAGGGCGGAAGCTTTGGGGATTACTTGTCATTGAAACCAGATCTTTGACGAGACAGATTTTATCCTTAGTGAATGATTCTTCTCCCGGAGCTCAGGAAGAAAAACAGAAAATCATTAAGCTTATCTCTGCATTTTCCTGGTCGTTGAACTTTCAGCTAAGAGATAAATCCGGAACAGAACACCTTGAGAGACTTCTTTCTCCTGAACAATTGGGACAGGTGAAGAATAAAAAATTTATTCCCAGTATTATTCTTGGATTTATTGCAGACTGGCTGAACGAACAGAATAAAAAAGGAAATATTGATACCATTGTAATGACCTCTATGGATCATCAGCTGAACCAGTTTTCTAATATTTCCGGAGGATGCGAGAGAATTTATAACACTCCGTTACCATTTGCTTACAGCGTCCTTCTGCATCGTACTGTATATCTTTACTGCTTCTGGCTTCCTTTCGGATTAGTAGATTCTTTGGGGTGGATGATGCCTTTAATTGTTTTGTTGATCAGTTATACCTTTATCGCTCTGGATGCCATTATTCAGGAGATTGGTGAACCTTTTGGTGAAGAAGAAAATGACCTTGCCCTGAACAGTATTTGCCGCACAATTGAGTTTTCTATTTTTGAACAGGCAGGAATTCCTCAAGGAGAGCTGAAGAAGCCGGATACTTATTTTGTGGATTAG
- a CDS encoding complex I subunit 4 family protein: MSCLLLTLLLLPLVGSGLVFAWKSNSSKYLALGIALVQMLLTFYILSDFDFTPTVDSVLQHEINYPWSQFMKSSLHFGIDGMSMLLLLLTNILAPIIILSSFNESVNYRNTFYGLILLMQFGLVGVFTSLDGLLFYIFWEVTLIPIWFIAGLWGQENKRFEFTTKFFVYTFVGSLFMLAGLIYVYNHSASFALTDLYNAQLNEVQQTVVFWFIFFAFAVKLPVFPFHTWQPDTYTYSPTQGSMLLSGIMLKMAVYGVMRYLLPITPLPIAGISGQIVIILAIVGIVHGALIAIIQTDMKRIIAYSSFSHVGLMVAGIFASAVVTLRGTFNVEGAEGALVQTFAHGINVVGLFYCCDILYKRFKSRDIRQMGGLAKVAPKFAVLFLIIILGSMGVPLTNGFIGEFILLKSVYDFNGTAAVIAGLTVILCAVYLLRFYGKAMFGEGDQAVLSTAKDLSGVEFSVLASLAVFVILLGIFPQPVIDMVSSSVKFIYQSMVS, translated from the coding sequence ATGTCTTGTTTATTATTAACATTATTACTATTACCTCTAGTAGGTTCGGGATTAGTTTTTGCGTGGAAGAGTAATTCCAGCAAATATTTGGCGCTTGGAATCGCATTGGTACAAATGCTCCTTACGTTTTATATACTTTCGGATTTTGATTTTACTCCGACAGTAGACAGCGTATTGCAGCATGAGATCAATTATCCATGGTCACAATTTATGAAGAGCTCTCTTCACTTCGGTATCGATGGGATGAGTATGCTTCTTTTATTATTGACCAACATTCTGGCTCCAATCATTATTTTATCATCTTTCAATGAAAGTGTAAACTACAGAAATACGTTCTACGGACTGATTCTGTTGATGCAGTTTGGTCTTGTAGGAGTGTTCACTTCTTTAGACGGATTGTTATTCTACATTTTCTGGGAAGTAACTTTGATTCCAATTTGGTTCATTGCCGGACTTTGGGGACAAGAGAATAAAAGGTTCGAGTTTACTACGAAATTCTTCGTATATACATTCGTTGGATCATTATTTATGTTAGCCGGATTGATCTATGTGTACAACCACTCTGCATCATTCGCTTTAACAGATTTATATAATGCTCAGCTGAATGAAGTACAGCAGACTGTGGTATTCTGGTTTATTTTCTTTGCATTTGCAGTGAAATTACCAGTATTCCCTTTCCATACATGGCAGCCTGACACTTATACCTACTCTCCTACTCAGGGATCCATGTTATTATCAGGGATCATGCTGAAGATGGCAGTGTATGGTGTAATGCGTTATTTGCTTCCAATTACTCCCCTTCCGATAGCAGGAATTTCAGGACAGATCGTAATTATTCTTGCCATTGTAGGAATTGTTCACGGTGCATTGATCGCTATTATCCAGACGGATATGAAGAGAATCATTGCCTATTCATCTTTCTCTCACGTAGGATTGATGGTAGCAGGGATTTTTGCTTCTGCAGTAGTTACTCTTAGAGGAACTTTCAATGTAGAAGGTGCTGAAGGAGCTTTGGTACAGACTTTCGCTCACGGTATCAACGTAGTAGGACTATTCTACTGCTGTGATATTTTATACAAAAGATTTAAATCAAGAGACATCAGACAAATGGGTGGTTTAGCTAAAGTAGCTCCTAAGTTTGCTGTGTTGTTCTTGATCATTATATTAGGTTCAATGGGAGTTCCATTAACCAATGGATTCATCGGGGAATTTATTTTGTTGAAATCTGTTTATGATTTTAACGGAACAGCAGCAGTAATTGCTGGTCTTACGGTAATTCTTTGTGCTGTATATTTATTGAGATTCTATGGAAAAGCAATGTTTGGAGAAGGAGATCAGGCAGTTTTAAGTACAGCAAAAGATTTGTCAGGAGTAGAATTTTCTGTATTGGCAAGTTTAGCGGTTTTTGTGATTTTACTAGGTATTTTCCCACAACCGGTAATCGACATGGTGAGTAGTTCGGTGAAGTTTATCTACCAATCAATGGTAAGTTAA
- a CDS encoding NADH-quinone oxidoreductase subunit N encodes MSVLIIVFLTAVIALFSGVFEQGKFARYIGILGLIIALYVSFMPECSFFDHYKHMYEYSDNTALFTKISIVTTLLLFFLGGFAFSNHRSHQSELYALMLFALCGGIILFGYQNLVTMFLGVEILSIPLYVMAGANKTDLRSNEASIKYFLMGAFATGFLLFGIAFIYGSAGSFDLYKIHDFGVANSGNVMFILGVLLILCALAFKVALAPFHMWSPDVYAGSPSLITAFMASVVKISGFFALFRLMTLGFAGVTHEWINVLGVFLIITLLLANVMGLAQTNAKRMLAYSSVSHAGYIGLVFFGMTSLSTYNLAFYLFAYSSSTVGVFMCLIWVEKLKRETSFGAFKGLAKTEPLLATAAAISMLSMAGVPLTAGFMGKFALFSQAMNGAAFLVLVAVLGSALSIAYYLRLIIAMFFFKESTFKSSEKVTLTYNIIAVIIIALIIILGVFPDLFARMFGL; translated from the coding sequence ATGAGTGTTTTAATTATTGTTTTCCTAACGGCAGTTATTGCGTTATTTTCAGGAGTTTTTGAACAAGGAAAATTCGCAAGATACATTGGGATTTTGGGATTAATCATTGCATTGTATGTAAGTTTTATGCCGGAATGTTCGTTCTTCGATCATTACAAGCATATGTATGAATACAGTGACAATACCGCATTATTCACTAAAATATCAATCGTAACAACTTTATTGTTATTTTTCCTGGGAGGTTTTGCTTTCAGCAATCACAGAAGCCACCAGTCAGAATTATACGCATTGATGCTATTCGCATTGTGTGGAGGGATCATCCTTTTCGGATACCAGAACCTGGTGACGATGTTCTTGGGAGTTGAAATCCTTTCTATTCCATTATATGTAATGGCTGGAGCTAACAAAACTGATCTGAGATCCAACGAAGCTTCTATTAAATATTTCCTTATGGGTGCGTTTGCAACAGGTTTCTTACTGTTCGGGATTGCGTTTATCTATGGAAGTGCAGGAAGTTTTGATCTATACAAGATTCATGATTTTGGAGTAGCTAATTCAGGGAATGTAATGTTCATTTTAGGAGTATTACTGATTCTTTGTGCATTGGCATTCAAAGTTGCTTTAGCACCTTTCCACATGTGGAGTCCTGATGTATATGCAGGTTCTCCTTCATTAATCACAGCTTTCATGGCGAGTGTAGTAAAGATCTCAGGATTCTTTGCGCTATTCAGATTGATGACGCTTGGCTTCGCTGGGGTAACTCACGAGTGGATCAATGTTTTAGGTGTATTCTTAATCATTACTTTACTTTTGGCAAACGTTATGGGTCTTGCTCAGACGAATGCAAAAAGAATGTTGGCTTACTCTTCAGTTTCTCATGCAGGATATATCGGATTGGTATTCTTCGGAATGACAAGCCTTTCTACTTATAACCTTGCATTCTATTTATTTGCTTATTCTTCATCTACAGTAGGTGTTTTCATGTGCCTGATCTGGGTAGAAAAGTTAAAGAGAGAAACATCTTTCGGAGCATTCAAAGGATTGGCAAAAACTGAACCTTTATTAGCAACAGCAGCAGCAATCTCTATGCTTTCAATGGCAGGAGTTCCGCTAACAGCGGGTTTCATGGGGAAATTTGCTTTATTCTCCCAGGCTATGAACGGTGCAGCTTTCTTAGTATTGGTGGCTGTATTAGGGTCTGCCCTGTCTATCGCTTACTATTTAAGACTGATTATCGCAATGTTCTTCTTTAAAGAATCTACATTCAAATCATCAGAAAAAGTAACATTGACTTACAACATCATTGCAGTAATAATAATTGCTCTGATTATCATCCTTGGGGTTTTCCCGGATCTGTTTGCAAGAATGTTCGGATTGTAA
- a CDS encoding metallophosphoesterase yields MNLSFKTHLKNTSIVLRTVMSAGVLYSCATYNVQKGKNLFEVKDSEIKSENDFKLFLIGDAGNADEPQAQKTLSLLKSKLDSADSNSMLIFLGDNIYPNGMPKETDKEYASAKDKLENQLAITKNFKGKTLVIPGNHDWYNGLEGLNTQEGLVKKYLDDKKAFLPKNGCPIDDINVSKDIKLIAVDTEWIIANWDNYPGINKNCNIKTREDFFTEFKDLIIKNQGKKIIVALHHPIISSGTHAGFNSAKSHLFPLKSKIPVPGVASLINILRSSSGASPEDINNQHYADLANRLKSIVQDKENIIFVSGHDHNLQYHEDGNLRQIISGAGSKTDPSTIIEKTDFSYGGSGFAILNFRKDESTDVEYFSTKDAQLQKLTHISVISKPDVFVNNFPNSFPQTFSSTIYPVQLTQKRKFYRWLWGDHYRNYYGIPIEAPTANLSELNGGYIPFREGGGNQSNSLRLKSTDGQEFVMRGVKKSAIRFLNNMAFTKSTLGEELTDTFPEKFLLDFYTTNHPFTPFTIGNMSEKLGIFHSNPKLYYIPKQQALGRYNENYGDEMYMIEERFSSDPKTLAYLGNAKDIVSTDDVLKNLSKSNKYSVDRESYIRARLFDMLIGDWDRHSDQWKWAEYEMGDKVVYKPIPKDRDQAFSKYDGAAFKLIMNVPAIRHMKTFTEDISSVKWLAMEPYPMDLVFLKGSDQTEWETQAKYIQEHLTDADIDDAFHNLPKEVQDDTIAEIQRKLKVRKTKLQSYAAQYYDVLQKKVSLAGTVNPDKFVITKNGHSVLVQQYKLGKDKDKNELVFEKNYHDSKTKELWIYGLEDDDVYEVTGTGNPKMNIRLIGGYNHDTYNVADGRKVKIYDFKSQKNTYNAGNATKNITDDYDINSYNYKHPKYNSFAGYPNLDYNPDDGVIVGVLANYTVNNFIRDPYTQRHSLKANFYTATAGFSLTYKGIFKKAISGWDFNLDAFYTTPRFSQNFFGLSNESEYDEETTEREYNRARISKFNFAPSISQKSWMNLSHQFQLTFEDNKVQRKADRFINQSPDVRPGVFDSQQFVGANYTFGYKNADNTAFPTLGLEFMLNADWKATLSDFNRNFLTVKGKLAIDHRIDKKGKFVFANSSNVMWINNNNFEFYQAAAIGGNNGMRAFRNERFSGRSYFTNNSEIRWDFGRVRNNIIPANMGILIGYDIGRVWNDNENSRKWHQSAGAGVWLSIVEMMSARLNYFYGSDGGRLSAGIGMKF; encoded by the coding sequence ATGAATTTATCCTTTAAAACTCATCTAAAAAATACTTCTATTGTTCTTCGAACCGTAATGTCTGCAGGAGTCCTTTATTCCTGTGCTACCTATAACGTACAAAAGGGCAAAAACTTATTTGAAGTAAAAGATTCTGAGATAAAATCTGAAAACGATTTTAAACTTTTTCTCATTGGAGATGCAGGAAACGCAGATGAACCTCAGGCTCAAAAAACACTGAGTTTACTGAAAAGCAAACTGGATTCTGCAGACAGCAACTCTATGCTGATCTTTTTGGGAGACAATATCTACCCAAATGGTATGCCCAAAGAAACAGATAAAGAATATGCCTCAGCTAAAGACAAACTGGAAAATCAACTTGCCATAACCAAGAATTTCAAGGGAAAAACATTGGTAATTCCCGGAAATCATGACTGGTACAACGGACTGGAAGGATTGAACACCCAGGAAGGGCTGGTAAAAAAATACCTTGACGACAAAAAAGCCTTTCTGCCTAAAAATGGATGTCCAATTGATGATATCAACGTTTCTAAAGACATTAAGCTTATTGCTGTAGATACGGAATGGATTATTGCAAACTGGGACAATTACCCCGGAATCAATAAAAACTGTAATATCAAAACCCGTGAGGATTTTTTCACAGAGTTTAAAGATCTTATCATTAAAAATCAGGGTAAAAAAATCATTGTTGCTTTACACCACCCTATTATCAGCAGCGGAACCCATGCAGGCTTTAATTCTGCAAAATCACATCTTTTTCCTTTAAAAAGTAAGATTCCTGTTCCCGGTGTTGCAAGTTTAATCAATATATTAAGGAGTTCTTCCGGAGCCAGTCCTGAAGACATCAATAACCAGCATTATGCAGATCTGGCCAACAGACTGAAAAGCATTGTTCAGGATAAGGAAAACATTATTTTCGTTTCCGGACATGATCATAATCTTCAATATCACGAAGATGGAAACTTAAGACAGATCATCAGTGGTGCAGGTTCCAAAACAGACCCGTCTACCATTATAGAAAAAACAGATTTTTCTTACGGAGGAAGCGGTTTTGCTATTTTAAATTTCAGAAAAGACGAAAGTACAGATGTTGAGTATTTTTCTACAAAAGATGCACAGCTTCAAAAACTGACCCATATTTCAGTAATTTCTAAACCGGATGTATTTGTGAATAATTTTCCAAATTCTTTTCCACAGACATTCTCTTCCACCATCTACCCGGTACAGCTTACTCAAAAAAGAAAATTTTACCGCTGGCTTTGGGGAGATCATTACAGAAACTATTACGGAATTCCGATTGAAGCTCCGACCGCCAATCTTTCTGAATTAAACGGCGGATATATCCCTTTCAGAGAAGGTGGAGGAAACCAATCTAACAGTTTACGTTTGAAATCTACAGATGGACAGGAATTTGTGATGCGTGGAGTGAAAAAAAGCGCTATCCGTTTTCTTAACAATATGGCTTTTACAAAAAGTACATTGGGTGAAGAACTCACAGATACTTTTCCCGAGAAATTCCTATTGGATTTTTATACCACCAATCATCCGTTTACTCCGTTTACGATTGGAAATATGTCAGAAAAACTGGGTATTTTCCACAGTAATCCAAAACTGTATTACATTCCTAAGCAGCAGGCTTTGGGAAGATATAACGAGAATTACGGAGATGAAATGTATATGATTGAAGAACGTTTTTCTTCTGACCCTAAAACACTGGCTTATCTCGGCAATGCAAAAGATATCGTTTCTACTGATGATGTATTGAAGAACCTCAGCAAAAGCAATAAATATTCTGTTGACAGAGAATCCTACATCAGAGCAAGATTATTTGATATGCTTATCGGAGACTGGGACAGACACTCGGATCAGTGGAAATGGGCAGAATATGAAATGGGTGATAAGGTAGTCTACAAACCTATCCCTAAAGACAGAGATCAGGCATTCAGCAAATATGACGGAGCTGCATTTAAGCTTATTATGAATGTTCCGGCAATCCGCCATATGAAAACCTTTACAGAAGACATCAGCAGTGTCAAGTGGCTTGCTATGGAACCCTATCCAATGGATCTGGTCTTTTTAAAAGGGTCAGATCAGACAGAATGGGAAACACAGGCAAAATATATTCAGGAACACCTTACTGATGCAGATATTGATGATGCTTTCCATAATCTTCCAAAAGAGGTACAGGATGATACCATTGCTGAAATTCAGAGAAAACTGAAAGTAAGAAAAACAAAACTTCAGAGCTACGCCGCTCAATACTATGATGTATTACAGAAAAAAGTATCTCTGGCAGGAACTGTAAATCCTGATAAGTTTGTCATCACCAAAAACGGACATTCTGTTCTGGTACAGCAATATAAACTGGGTAAGGATAAAGATAAGAATGAGCTAGTTTTTGAAAAAAACTATCATGATTCAAAAACAAAAGAACTATGGATATACGGACTTGAAGATGATGACGTCTACGAAGTAACAGGAACGGGAAATCCAAAGATGAACATCCGGCTGATTGGTGGATATAATCATGATACTTATAATGTTGCAGATGGAAGGAAAGTGAAGATTTATGATTTTAAATCTCAGAAGAACACTTATAATGCCGGCAATGCAACCAAAAACATCACGGATGATTATGACATTAACAGCTATAATTATAAACACCCGAAATACAATTCTTTTGCAGGATATCCAAATTTGGACTACAACCCGGATGATGGTGTCATTGTAGGTGTTCTGGCCAATTATACAGTTAATAATTTTATCCGTGATCCTTATACCCAAAGACACAGCTTAAAAGCCAATTTTTATACTGCTACTGCAGGATTTAGCCTTACATATAAAGGAATATTTAAAAAGGCAATCTCAGGTTGGGATTTCAATCTGGATGCATTTTATACTACTCCAAGATTTTCTCAAAATTTCTTTGGATTGTCCAATGAAAGTGAATATGACGAAGAAACTACAGAAAGAGAATACAACAGAGCCAGAATTTCAAAATTCAACTTTGCGCCTTCTATCTCTCAGAAGAGCTGGATGAATCTGAGTCATCAGTTTCAATTAACTTTTGAAGATAATAAAGTCCAGCGAAAAGCTGACCGTTTCATCAACCAGTCACCGGACGTAAGACCAGGCGTATTTGACAGTCAGCAGTTTGTAGGAGCCAATTATACATTTGGCTATAAAAATGCTGATAATACAGCTTTCCCTACTCTTGGGCTGGAATTTATGCTTAATGCTGATTGGAAAGCAACTCTTTCTGACTTTAACAGAAACTTCCTGACTGTAAAAGGAAAGCTTGCCATTGATCACAGAATTGATAAGAAAGGAAAATTTGTTTTTGCCAATTCCAGTAACGTAATGTGGATTAATAATAACAATTTTGAATTCTATCAGGCAGCGGCTATTGGAGGGAATAATGGTATGAGAGCTTTCAGAAATGAGAGATTCTCAGGAAGATCTTATTTTACCAATAACTCAGAAATACGATGGGATTTTGGGAGAGTAAGAAACAATATTATTCCTGCAAATATGGGAATCCTTATCGGATATGATATTGGCCGTGTATGGAATGACAATGAAAATTCCAGAAAATGGCACCAATCTGCCGGAGCGGGTGTTTGGTTAAGCATTGTAGAAATGATGTCTGCAAGACTGAATTATTTCTATGGCTCAGATGGTGGAAGACTTTCTGCAGGGATAGGAATGAAGTTTTAA
- a CDS encoding Pycsar system effector family protein has translation MSILQKAKNYVEILFKDKLSSVYFYHNFIHTAYTVNKAEEIMKNTPISEEDQEKVLVALWFHDTGYIECALNHEERSVEVMKAFLQQENYPENYIADVEKLILATKIHYEPQNLLEKIVKDADFSHFAGHDYSDISDALRKEWELTNVKCFSNEEWNAGNLDMLKNKHTFYTDYAKENWEPLKKKNIKKIEKKLEKEEEKKENKKENSEGKKEKEKSDRSVDTLFRVTLNNHTRLSDIADSKANILLSVNAIIISVCLSVLVPKLDAPKNSHLILPSFILLLSSVFTIIFAILSTKPNVTKTTFTAQDIVNRKVNLLFFGNFQQMLFDDYHNAMKDLIKDRDYIYDSMVKDLYYLGKVLDRKYKLLSITYKIFMAGIIISVLSFGYAFLSL, from the coding sequence ATGAGCATTCTACAAAAAGCTAAAAATTATGTTGAAATCTTATTCAAAGATAAGTTATCTTCGGTATATTTTTACCATAATTTTATCCATACTGCCTATACGGTCAATAAGGCTGAGGAAATCATGAAAAATACTCCTATCTCAGAAGAGGATCAGGAGAAAGTACTCGTAGCATTATGGTTTCATGATACCGGGTATATAGAGTGTGCCCTGAACCATGAAGAGAGGAGTGTGGAGGTGATGAAAGCCTTTCTACAGCAGGAAAATTATCCCGAAAATTATATCGCGGATGTTGAAAAACTGATTCTGGCGACGAAAATACATTATGAACCTCAGAATTTGCTTGAAAAGATTGTAAAAGATGCTGATTTCAGTCATTTTGCAGGTCACGATTATAGCGATATTTCCGATGCTTTGAGAAAAGAATGGGAACTTACCAATGTAAAATGTTTTTCTAATGAAGAATGGAATGCCGGAAATCTGGATATGCTGAAAAACAAGCATACTTTTTATACGGATTATGCTAAAGAAAACTGGGAACCTCTGAAAAAGAAAAACATTAAAAAGATAGAAAAGAAGCTGGAGAAAGAAGAAGAAAAAAAAGAGAATAAAAAGGAAAACTCAGAAGGCAAAAAGGAAAAAGAAAAATCGGACAGAAGTGTAGATACTTTGTTCAGAGTAACACTTAACAACCATACCAGACTGAGTGATATTGCAGACAGTAAGGCCAATATCCTTTTATCTGTAAATGCAATCATTATTTCCGTTTGTCTTTCTGTATTGGTTCCGAAGTTAGATGCTCCTAAAAATTCACATCTGATTCTTCCGAGTTTCATATTGCTGTTATCAAGTGTATTTACCATTATATTTGCTATTTTGTCCACAAAACCCAATGTAACCAAAACAACATTTACAGCTCAGGATATTGTGAACAGAAAAGTAAACCTGCTGTTCTTCGGAAACTTTCAGCAGATGTTGTTTGATGACTATCACAATGCGATGAAAGACCTTATCAAAGACAGAGACTATATTTATGATTCTATGGTAAAAGACCTGTATTATCTTGGGAAAGTTCTGGACAGGAAGTACAAGCTTTTATCCATCACTTATAAGATCTTTATGGCAGGGATTATTATTTCCGTTTTATCTTTTGGGTATGCATTTCTTAGTCTTTAA
- a CDS encoding GAF domain-containing protein: protein MANLYKKDSPFQVYISFKKYLDVLEHIRHNDRLEYRVNYAESLIESIRNFKELREGFQDTALLEKHEDLIRVLLADLFPTGLTKNEIKAASIPLSNITFNYTERFKDILKDAGKDFEIELRNISDNEFYVFCCCLILQSYFKKDIKSTIPFYYDIPNKQGIMKHYKITVNSDFTEIAPTEDAKIPSDDVLDMLLENLDDFKLWKKHFPSQSWILKGFTIISLVDCTSEVALSDLKSSMIEIDPEDLNPNENLTEIFKSYFDVPELSFGLMTFNKKEQKLDKLPIYDSLLTNHILDFWINAFDEETRKNTFNNLNHNSKPVVVSNVNNLDENVKLLPSFSILKDNNVNSFMVIPIMKDGELLAIMEFTSPIAGSFNGLKLKKLEFFTDMVLFSLSRFYFEKNYQIEAIIQREYTTIHDSVVWKFRNEAEKYFTASLGKKIYTLKQIAFKNLTPLFGVSDIRSSSEKRFNLMLQDLNQQIEWLNEIFLLTNSDSEKFLLALDIFENELNNEIKADTEQRFQRLLREEIHPFLQGKLEVRTSREIKAKIKDYFSHIFAPTDLFYHHRKNLDDSITLVNRKLADLLDESQIKAQEIFPHYYERFKSDGVEHNLYIGHTIAPELHYTSKVVHKLRYWQLKTICKMELEFQSFKRNLPVQLDIASLIFVYNEKIDIRFRMDEKRFDVDGAYNSYYEIIKKRLDKAHVKDSSERITAPGKITIVYFGMENQKEYLDYISKLQKKGVLQYDIEFLKVEDLQGITGLLALRVSFTLPEE from the coding sequence TTGGCTAATCTCTATAAAAAAGACTCTCCTTTTCAGGTTTATATTTCATTCAAAAAATATTTGGATGTTCTGGAGCATATCCGACATAACGACAGACTGGAATATAGAGTCAACTATGCAGAATCTTTGATCGAAAGCATCAGAAATTTTAAAGAGCTCAGAGAAGGGTTTCAGGATACTGCCCTTCTTGAAAAACATGAAGACCTCATCAGGGTGCTTCTTGCAGATCTTTTCCCAACCGGGCTTACCAAAAATGAGATAAAAGCGGCAAGTATTCCTCTTTCAAATATCACTTTCAATTACACCGAAAGGTTTAAAGATATTCTCAAAGATGCAGGAAAAGACTTCGAAATAGAACTCAGAAATATTTCAGATAATGAGTTTTATGTATTTTGCTGCTGTCTTATTCTCCAGAGCTATTTCAAAAAAGATATTAAAAGTACAATTCCTTTCTATTATGATATCCCCAACAAGCAGGGGATTATGAAACATTATAAGATTACAGTCAATTCAGATTTTACGGAAATTGCCCCTACAGAAGATGCTAAAATCCCATCTGATGATGTTCTGGATATGCTGTTGGAAAACCTGGATGATTTTAAACTCTGGAAAAAACATTTCCCATCGCAATCCTGGATACTAAAAGGATTTACCATTATTTCACTGGTAGACTGTACGTCTGAAGTAGCCCTTTCTGACCTGAAATCAAGCATGATTGAGATTGATCCCGAAGATTTGAATCCCAATGAAAATCTGACTGAAATTTTCAAATCCTATTTTGATGTTCCGGAACTCAGCTTCGGACTGATGACTTTCAACAAAAAAGAACAGAAACTGGATAAACTTCCAATTTACGACAGTCTTCTGACCAATCATATCCTCGATTTCTGGATCAATGCTTTTGATGAAGAAACCCGTAAGAACACTTTTAATAATTTAAATCATAATTCAAAACCAGTAGTTGTTTCAAATGTAAATAACCTGGACGAAAATGTCAAACTGCTTCCTTCCTTCAGTATTTTGAAGGACAATAATGTCAACAGCTTCATGGTAATTCCTATCATGAAAGATGGCGAGCTCCTTGCGATCATGGAATTCACCTCTCCTATTGCCGGCAGTTTCAATGGTTTAAAGCTCAAAAAATTAGAGTTTTTTACCGATATGGTTCTTTTTTCTTTAAGCAGATTCTACTTTGAGAAAAATTATCAGATAGAAGCTATTATCCAGCGTGAATATACTACCATTCACGACAGTGTGGTGTGGAAGTTCAGGAATGAAGCTGAAAAATACTTCACTGCATCACTGGGGAAAAAAATATATACTTTAAAACAGATTGCTTTTAAAAATCTTACTCCGCTATTCGGGGTTTCTGATATCCGTTCTTCTTCAGAGAAGCGTTTTAATCTGATGCTGCAGGATCTTAATCAGCAGATTGAATGGCTGAATGAGATTTTTCTACTCACCAATTCCGATTCAGAAAAATTCTTACTGGCACTGGATATTTTTGAGAATGAATTAAACAATGAAATCAAAGCGGATACGGAACAGCGTTTTCAAAGATTATTAAGGGAAGAAATTCATCCTTTTTTACAGGGGAAACTGGAAGTAAGAACCTCCAGAGAAATAAAAGCAAAGATCAAAGATTATTTTTCACACATCTTTGCCCCTACAGATCTGTTTTATCATCACAGAAAAAACCTGGATGATTCTATCACTCTGGTCAACCGAAAACTGGCAGATTTACTGGATGAAAGCCAGATAAAAGCGCAGGAAATTTTCCCGCACTATTATGAGAGATTTAAGTCTGATGGTGTGGAGCATAATCTGTACATTGGTCATACTATTGCTCCTGAACTGCATTATACCTCAAAAGTTGTCCACAAACTGAGATACTGGCAGCTGAAAACCATCTGTAAAATGGAACTTGAGTTCCAGTCGTTCAAAAGAAATCTTCCTGTACAGCTGGATATTGCTTCATTGATCTTTGTGTATAATGAAAAAATAGACATCCGTTTCCGAATGGATGAAAAACGCTTTGATGTAGATGGAGCTTACAATTCCTATTACGAGATTATCAAAAAACGTCTGGATAAAGCACATGTGAAAGACTCTTCAGAACGCATCACTGCTCCCGGAAAAATCACCATTGTATATTTCGGAATGGAAAATCAGAAAGAATACCTCGACTACATTTCAAAACTTCAGAAGAAAGGAGTATTACAGTATGATATAGAATTTTTGAAAGTAGAGGATCTCCAGGGAATTACCGGATTGCTGGCGCTGAGGGTTTCTTTTACACTTCCTGAGGAATAG